In Microbulbifer sp. THAF38, the sequence TTACATCAGGCAACAGTTGGCAACACCTGGGTATATCGCCAGCTCAACATCATAGTTGACGAATCAGATTTTGAAAATTCAAATGATCAAAGAATTCACTTTGGTGGCTTTGTATCCGAAGCCGACAGCTTTATTGGCACAGGGCAACCAGGAAACCTGGGGCAGCCATTATTTGATGCCTGGGGGCGCCTAGTGGATGTAACGCCAAGCAAGATAACTGATGTCAAAATGCTAACCGTCGATGGAAGCAAGCTCAGATTATCACTTAGCAATAAACTCGCTAAACACCCTAACTCTAACGATGAAAATGCAGTTGTTATTGATTCATTATGGTTTGGAAACGGGGAAGAAAAACTGTATGTTCCTATTTCCGTGCTCGGCAATAAAGCCAAATTTACTGAGCCATACAAACTCAACATATCTACAACTTCCGGTCCTGATGGGGATGAACACTTCATTCATGTTCTAGCAAGAGATGAGCATGGCAATGAATTGCCCTCCGCAGAAGTTCCCTTGCAGCATCTGCTCGAAGAAGCTTATCGTAACCATCAATAGTTTTAGCTAAGCCCTAAGACTCGAAAGTGGGAAAGGTGACCTTGCTATATTTGGCTTACAGTATTTCGGCAGGGTCACTTCCAGATTTACACTCCTTAGCAGAAAAACTTGGGAAGCAAAAAACCAGCCAAATCTATCTGATTGCCAACAGCTCAAGCTAGACAGAAAACAACCATACTAAATCTGTCGCATTTATGAGGCGACCACTACACCTAAAAACTCAATTAGGGTCAGATTAAGTGTTTCAGGCGGTTATCAGAGTGAGTTATTACATCAACTCTATTAACCGTTAAGGAGCTTTCAGCCATCTAAACCAGCGCATTCACCTCAACCTTAATCCCCACCGGATCAAAAAACACCAGCTGCCTCAGGTTACGGCCAGGGACATCCATCTGCTCGCAGGCAATGCCCATTGAATCCAATCGTTCTTTTATCGGCTGAAGATCATCCGTATGGAAAGCTACATGATCCAAGTAGGGCTTAGCAGGTTGCTTTTCAGAAACCTCGCCTTCCATCAGGTGAACGATTGGTTTGCCGTTGCTGTAGAGCCAAAAACCATTGTTTTTAAAGTTCGGTCGCTCCCCTTCGGTGAGACCAAGGATTTTTATATAAAAATCCCGTACGCGCAGTAGTTGATCTTGAGGTGCGGTGATATTGAAGTGATCCAGTTGCATAACCCTTCCCTGTGTTATTGGCTTTATAAGCTATAGGCGAAGAACATCCTGCTTCTTGGGTCGTATAAAAAAACATGAAACTGATTACGAGCC encodes:
- a CDS encoding VOC family protein, with translation MQLDHFNITAPQDQLLRVRDFYIKILGLTEGERPNFKNNGFWLYSNGKPIVHLMEGEVSEKQPAKPYLDHVAFHTDDLQPIKERLDSMGIACEQMDVPGRNLRQLVFFDPVGIKVEVNALV